A stretch of DNA from Treponema primitia ZAS-1:
GGGAAAGGTTAAACTCGCCGCCAGGGGAATCGCATACTTGTAAAAAATTGTCATGGTCAATAATTTGTAATATAAATGAGGAGAACTATCATGGACGATTTCATGCAGATACGTTTGTTTAAAGAAGGAGACGCGCTTCCCCTTAAACCGGAGTTTGAAAAAAACATACGACGGGCGCCGTCCCGGGGTTTCAGGCTCAGCGAGGAGCAGACAAAAACCGCGTTGAAAAATGCCCTGCGTTATGTGCCATCGGAATATCACCGGGAGCTTATTCCGGAATTCCTGGAAGAACTGTATACCTATGGCAGAATCTATGCCTACCGGTTCAGACCCGCAGGCAGAATCTATGGAAAGCCCATTGATGAATACAAGGGCAAGTGTATCGAGGGCAAGGCCTTTCAGGTCATGATCGATAACAACCTTGATTTTGAAGTTGCCCTCTACCCCTATGAACTGGTAACCTACGGCGAGACCGGCAGTGTCTGTCACGATTGGCTGCAGTACCGGCTAATAAAAAAATATCTGGAAAACCTAACGGAAAACCAAACCCTGGTTGTCGCCTCCGGGCATCCGGCGGGGCTTTTTAAATCGCGGCCCGAAGCGCCGCGGGTAACGGTTACCAACGCGCTCATGATAGGCCTTTTCGATAACCAGGCAGATTGGGAAATAGCCGAGGAAATGGGGGTGGCAAATTACGGGCAGATGACCGCAGGGGGCTGGATGTACATAGGCCCCCAGGGCATAGTGCACGGAACCTACAACACCCTGCTCAACGCCGGCAGAAATGAACTGGGCATCCCCAAGGACAGCGATTTGCGGGGTCATCTTTTTGTCAGTTCCGGACTGGGCGGCATGAGCGGGGCCCAGCCCAAGGCTGCGGAGATTGCCGGAGCGGTGGGGATTGTAGCCGAGGTGGACGAGAGCCGCATTAAAACCCGGCTGGACCAGGGTTGGGTTTCCTATTCTTCGTCTAAGCTCCCGGATGTTTTTGCCAAGGCAGATGAATATTTAAAAAAGAAGGAACCCTATTCAATAGCTTACCATGGAAATATTGTTGATCTGCTCCAATACGTTGTTGATAGTAACATTAAAGTTGAACTCATGAGCGATCAAACATCCTGTCACGCGGCATACGATGGCGGTTACTGTCCTCAGGGGATGAGCTTTGCGGAAAGGACCGCCCTGCTTGCACAGAAGGACAAACGAAATCTATTTGTTGAAAGGGTTAACGCTTCATTGCGGAAGCATTATGAACTTATTAAAATCTGTGTCGAAAGGGGATCCTACTTTTTCGATTACGGGAATGCTTTCCTAAAGGCCGTGTACGATGCGGGGGTAAGGGAGGTGTCCAAAAACGGTATAGATGATAAGGATGGATTCACCTTCCCTTCCTATGTGGAAGACATCATGGGTCCCCTGCTCTTCGACTATGGGTACGGCCCCTTCCGTTGGGTATGTTTGAGCGGCAAAAGCGAGGATCTGCGTAAAACGGATCAGGCGGCCATGGACTGCATAGACCGGAACAGAAGATACCAGGACATGGACAACTACAACTGGATCAGGGACGCGGAAAAAAACAAAATGGTTGTGGGAACCCAGGCGCGTATCCTCTACCAGGACGCAGAGGGGAGAATAAAGATAGCTCTCAAATTTAACGAACTGGTGCGGAAGGGCGAAATAGGCCCGGTCATGCTGGGGCGGGATCACCACGATGTAAGCGGAACCGATTCCCCCTTCCGGGAAACTTCCAATATCAAAGACGGTTCCAATGTGATGGCCGATATGGCGGTACAGTGTTATGTGGGCAACGCCGCTAGGGGTATGAGTCTAGTGGCCCTGCACAACGGCGGAGGCACCGGCATAGGGAAGGCTATTAACGGCGGCTTCGGTCTGGTGCTGGACGGCAGCGCCCGTGTTGACGGCGTCATACAAAGCGCCATGCTCTGGGACGTGATGGGCGGCGTGGCCAGACGGAACTGGGCGCGTAACCCCCACTCCATTGAAACCGTTAAGGAGTATAATAGAAAATACGCCGGGGAGAGCCAGATCACCCTCCCCTACCTTGCGGATGAGGATCTGGTTGCGGAGACGGTCCACAAACACTTTACATGATGCGGATTCTACCTTACCGCCGGGTTTTTGTTTAATGGAACTCGCCGTCGTAGCCCCAGTTTTCGTATTCGCTGATGGTGAGGTATTGGCGGTCCGGTTTTATACCGTATTCGGCGGTGATAAACTCGAAGAGTTTTTTGGTGAAGGTTTTTTTGGCGTCCTCTTTGGTCTTAGTGTAGACACGGAGGTCGATGTAGACAGAGGGGGTTTCTGTTCCACCCATGTATACGGTGTCTGAGTCTTGGATGTGGACGATGAGGTCGGGTTCGGTTTTACCGGGGATGATGGTAATGAGGCGGCCGAGTTCGATTTTGAGTTTTTCTTTTTCTGCGCCGCTCAGTTTTTGTCCGATGGTTACTGAAATGAATGGCATCTTAGTTCTCCTTGGTGGTACTATAGCCTAAAAAAACAGCCTGAACAAGCCATTCCGGTATTGCCTCTTCTCCGTAACCTTTATTTTTTAAAGAGAATCGTGTATAATAAAGACATAATACATATTCAGGGGGTTTCGTAATGACCAGAGGATCGGTACTTCTGTGAAAAAAATTATCCTTATTCCTGACTCATTCAAGGGAACTATGGATTCTGCGGAAATTTGTTCAATCATGGAAAAGCAGATTCATAGGTATTATCCCGAAGCAGAGGTAGTGTCGATTCCCGTGGCGGACGGCGGAGAGGGCAGCGTAGATTCATACCTTGCGGCGGTGGGGGGACAGAGGATCTCCATCCCCGCAAAGGGTCCTTACATGGAAGATATACAGGGTTTCTACGGTCTTATTGACGGCGGGAAAACAGCGGTGATTGAAATGGCCGCCTGCGCCGGACTTCCCATGGTAGGGGATAAACTCAATCCGGGGAAAACTACTACCTTTGGGGTAGGACAATTGATAGCCGATGCCGCCGGGCGGGGTTGTAAAAAAATTATCGTTTGCCTGGGGGGAAGCGCCACCAATGACTTCGGCGCCGGCGCAGCGGCTGGCGCAGGGGTGCGCTTCTATGATCGCAGCGGTAAGGAATTTATTCCCCTGGGGAAGACCCTGGATCAGATAGGCCATATCGATACGAGCGGTTTACAGGCGGCTCTGGGCTCGATCGAATTTGTTACCATGTGTGATATTGATAATCCTCTTTACGGGTCGACAGGGGCAGCCCACGTATTTGGTCCGCAGAAGGGGGCCGATCCGGCTATGGTGGAATTTCTTGACAACCAGCTTCGAGCCGTGTCGGAAACGGTAAAGCGGGAATTGAAAACCGATGTGGCGGAACTGCCCGGCGCAGGCGCTGCGGGGGGCATGGGTGGCGGTATGGTTGCCTTCTTTGGTTCCCGTTTGCAGATGGGCATAGAGACTGTTTTGGATACGGTACATTTTGACCGGATACTACAGGGAGCGGATATGGTTTTTACCGGAGAAGGTAAAATAGATTTCCAAAGCCTCCGGGGGAAGGTGGTTATCGGCGTTGCCCGGCGGGCAAAAAAACAAAATGTTCCGGTCATTGCCATAGTCGGAGATATCGGGGACAACATTGAAGGGGCCTATGATGAAGGGGTCAGCGCGGTCTTCAGCATCAACCGGGTTGCTTTGCCCTATAAGGAACTGCGATCCCGAAGCAAAAACGACCTGGCCCTGACCATGGATAACCTACTGCGGTTTATTCGTATTACATAAGCAGGAAGCCATGACCAGCAAGGGGGGTGATAAAAATGTTTAAGAAACCATCAAATACCGTATCTGATTCAGCATCTCTGCTCTTATATCACGCAGCCCAGCTTGTAACACCTATTGGAAATACCTTAAAACATGGCAAGGAAATGGGTAAGCTGGAAATTATTCCCGATGCCGCCGTATATATCGAAGGGGATACCATCATGGAAGTGGGCCAAACAGATATGCTGCTGAAGAAATATCATCCTGGGAAAGACGGGATGGAAAGCATTGATCTGACCGGGAAAGCAATTATCCCGGGTTTTGTGGATTCCCATACCCATTTTGTTTTTGGCGGTTACCGGCCGGAAGAATTTATCATGCGGCTTTCCGGCGCACAGTACCTGGATATCATGAAGATGGGAGGAGGTATACAGAGTACGGTGGACGCCACCAAAAAAACTCCCGCAGAAACGCTATTCAACGACGGCTTTAAACGGCTTAACGATATGCTTTCCATGGGGGTTACCACCGTGGAAGGCAAAAGCGGGTACGGGCTTGACAGGGACTGCGAGCTGAAACAGCTTGAGGTTTTAAACCGCTTAAACCGGGAACATCCGGTGGATGTGGAAATAAGCTATATGGGCGCCCATGCAATTCCCCGGGACTATCCCGGAGGAAGCGGCGCTTATATTGATTTTATGGTGAAGGAAGTTTTGCCGCTTATTCAGGGAAAAAAGCTGGCCCGCTTTGTGGATATATTCTGCGAAGAGGGTGTCTTTACCCCCGAAGAATCCGAGCGCTACCTGTGTATATGCAAGGACTTGGGTTTTGATACAAAGATCCACGCCGATGAAATTATCCCCCTGGGGGGCGGAGAACTGGCGGCAAAAATCGGCTGCGCCAGTGCGGATCACCTGCTCGCCGTATCCGACAGGGGTATCCAAATGCTCGCCGACAGCGATACTGCGGCTACCCTTCTGCCCTGTACGGCCTTTTGCCTGAACAAGCCCTACGCGCCGGCGCGGAAGCTTATAGACTCAGGCTGTGCCGTGGCCCTGGCAAGCGACTATAACCCCGGCAGCTGTTTTACGAATTCTATACCCCTTATTTTTTCCCTGGGAGTTATCCATATGGGTATGACCATAGAAGAGGCTATCTGTTCTCTAACCCTAAACGGTGCGGGGGCCTTAAAAAAAGCCGATTCCATTGGCAGCATAGAACCGGGGAAGAAGGCGGATATAACAGTACTGGCATACCCTGATTACCGTTTTCTGGTATATCATTCGGCAAAAAATATAGTCAGCCAGGTCATTAAAAACGGAAAGGTTTGTTATAGGGTATCATAAAGTACCCTGCTCATACCCGTTTCCCGGTTTCACCGCCGTAGACAGTCGGTATTTCCTTTTCTCTTGACAGACTAATCATATTAGTTATATATTATTTATATTAGTCTATAAAGGAACCATGGTGGGACAAAAACGAGGATTGGATGACGGGGTGATTCTTTCAGCGGCGGTAACTCTTGCCGAATCCCAGGGCTTTGAAAGCCTGAACCTGCAAAATCTGGCCACAGCCCTGGGGGTAAAGCCGCCGTCCCTCTATAACCACATCAGCGGCCTGGAAGATTTGCGGGTACGCCTGGCCCAATTTGCCCTGGAGTCCATGGAGAAGAGCGTCCGGAACAGGGTTGTGGGCCGTTCCCGGGAACAGGCGATTAGGGAAATTGCAGCGGCCTATTGGGGTTTTGCGAAAAAACACCCCGAACTGTATAAGGCCTTTTCTATTATTCCCCGGTCGGAAAATGCGGAACTCAAGGAAACAGCCCATTCCCTGCAAAACACATTAATCAGGATTCTGGAACCCTACAAATTGAAGGGCCATGATGAAATACACTTTATCCGTTTTATACGGAGCAGTCTGCATGGATTTGTCTCCCTTGAAGCGATGGGGTTCTTTCACCAAGGCTGTGGGGTACATAAAGAGGCAAGTTTTAACGAAATGGTAGATATGCTTATTGTTATGCTGAAAAACTACCAAAAAAAGAGAGTGCGCATATGAACATAACTGAGGGTGTTTATTCGCTGGACTGTGCGGGGTACGGTCATGTATTTTACCTTGAGGATGAACAGGCCCTTATTGATACCGGTTTGCCGAACAAGGGGAACCGTATTTTGCAGGAATTGTCCTGCCTCGGTATAAAACCGGAGGACATTAGACGGATCCTCTTAACCCACCACGATGTGGATCACGCCGGGAATGTCCGCTTCCTTGAAGAAAAGACCGGGGCCGAAGTTTTTATCGGCAAGGAAGATTTACCCTATCTTATGAACCAAGCGGCAAGGCCGGGAATAAAAAAGTACCTACAAAAATTTTTACATGTAGTCCCTCCGAAATACTGCAAACCACTTGAGGCGCCGGGGAATTCCGTTGCGATACAGATGTACCATACGCCCGGACACACTCCCGGGCATCATGTTTTTCTTTATGGGGGTGTACTTTTTGCAGGGGATCTTTTCAGGATTGAAGGAACGCATATAAAGAAAATACCTTCAAGAATGAACTGGAATGGGGAGCTGTTAGCGAATTCTATTTCGTTGTTAAAGAAAATTCCTTTTACCCTTGTGTGTCCTTCCCATGGAAACCCCATGACGAGAGAAAAATTACTGCCGCTTATTGAACAATTATGGGGGAACCAATCATGAATGCACTGCAAATTTTTAAACACGGTTTAAAGTTGAGCCTGCGTAAACCGGGCAGCATTTTCGCAACAATACTGATACTTATCGTTCCGGTAATGTATCCATTATTTTGGTTACAGGCATTCTGGAATCCCTATGAAAACATCGGTAATTTACCCGTTGCGTTCGTCAACGAGGATTTCGGCGCATACGGCGCGGGTCTTGAACAACATTTGCGCGGTTCGACTGATGTTAAGTGGTCTTTCCCTGGTAGAAAAGCCGCCGACAGCGGGCTGAAGGAGCGGTTTGTTGACCCTGGCCGCGCTTGCGGTGTCGGCGTTGACTAGTATAGCCATGGTATCAACGCTTATCAGTATATTTGGAATGTTCGGGCAAATGCTGTCGATGTTTCTGTTGATATTCCAACTTACGGCGAGCGGAGGCACTTTCCCGACGGAGCTCACCCAAGGCGGATTGTTTATGGCGCTTCACCCGTTTGTACCCTTCACGTATTCGCTGAATGCGCTGCGCGAAACAATTTCCAGTGTTCCGCTGGACGGAAATGTATTGATACAATCCCTCGCCGTACAGATCGCGGTTTTAATCGGCGCATTGATTG
This window harbors:
- the hutI gene encoding imidazolonepropionase — encoded protein: MFKKPSNTVSDSASLLLYHAAQLVTPIGNTLKHGKEMGKLEIIPDAAVYIEGDTIMEVGQTDMLLKKYHPGKDGMESIDLTGKAIIPGFVDSHTHFVFGGYRPEEFIMRLSGAQYLDIMKMGGGIQSTVDATKKTPAETLFNDGFKRLNDMLSMGVTTVEGKSGYGLDRDCELKQLEVLNRLNREHPVDVEISYMGAHAIPRDYPGGSGAYIDFMVKEVLPLIQGKKLARFVDIFCEEGVFTPEESERYLCICKDLGFDTKIHADEIIPLGGGELAAKIGCASADHLLAVSDRGIQMLADSDTAATLLPCTAFCLNKPYAPARKLIDSGCAVALASDYNPGSCFTNSIPLIFSLGVIHMGMTIEEAICSLTLNGAGALKKADSIGSIEPGKKADITVLAYPDYRFLVYHSAKNIVSQVIKNGKVCYRVS
- a CDS encoding urocanate hydratase, giving the protein MDDFMQIRLFKEGDALPLKPEFEKNIRRAPSRGFRLSEEQTKTALKNALRYVPSEYHRELIPEFLEELYTYGRIYAYRFRPAGRIYGKPIDEYKGKCIEGKAFQVMIDNNLDFEVALYPYELVTYGETGSVCHDWLQYRLIKKYLENLTENQTLVVASGHPAGLFKSRPEAPRVTVTNALMIGLFDNQADWEIAEEMGVANYGQMTAGGWMYIGPQGIVHGTYNTLLNAGRNELGIPKDSDLRGHLFVSSGLGGMSGAQPKAAEIAGAVGIVAEVDESRIKTRLDQGWVSYSSSKLPDVFAKADEYLKKKEPYSIAYHGNIVDLLQYVVDSNIKVELMSDQTSCHAAYDGGYCPQGMSFAERTALLAQKDKRNLFVERVNASLRKHYELIKICVERGSYFFDYGNAFLKAVYDAGVREVSKNGIDDKDGFTFPSYVEDIMGPLLFDYGYGPFRWVCLSGKSEDLRKTDQAAMDCIDRNRRYQDMDNYNWIRDAEKNKMVVGTQARILYQDAEGRIKIALKFNELVRKGEIGPVMLGRDHHDVSGTDSPFRETSNIKDGSNVMADMAVQCYVGNAARGMSLVALHNGGGTGIGKAINGGFGLVLDGSARVDGVIQSAMLWDVMGGVARRNWARNPHSIETVKEYNRKYAGESQITLPYLADEDLVAETVHKHFT
- a CDS encoding YhgE/Pip domain-containing protein yields the protein MNALQIFKHGLKLSLRKPGSIFATILILIVPVMYPLFWLQAFWNPYENIGNLPVAFVNEDFGAYGAGLEQHLRGSTDVKWSFPGRKAADSGLKERFVDPGRACGVGVD
- a CDS encoding phenylpyruvate tautomerase MIF-related protein; amino-acid sequence: MPFISVTIGQKLSGAEKEKLKIELGRLITIIPGKTEPDLIVHIQDSDTVYMGGTETPSVYIDLRVYTKTKEDAKKTFTKKLFEFITAEYGIKPDRQYLTISEYENWGYDGEFH
- a CDS encoding glycerate kinase, giving the protein MKKIILIPDSFKGTMDSAEICSIMEKQIHRYYPEAEVVSIPVADGGEGSVDSYLAAVGGQRISIPAKGPYMEDIQGFYGLIDGGKTAVIEMAACAGLPMVGDKLNPGKTTTFGVGQLIADAAGRGCKKIIVCLGGSATNDFGAGAAAGAGVRFYDRSGKEFIPLGKTLDQIGHIDTSGLQAALGSIEFVTMCDIDNPLYGSTGAAHVFGPQKGADPAMVEFLDNQLRAVSETVKRELKTDVAELPGAGAAGGMGGGMVAFFGSRLQMGIETVLDTVHFDRILQGADMVFTGEGKIDFQSLRGKVVIGVARRAKKQNVPVIAIVGDIGDNIEGAYDEGVSAVFSINRVALPYKELRSRSKNDLALTMDNLLRFIRIT
- a CDS encoding MBL fold metallo-hydrolase, with the translated sequence MNITEGVYSLDCAGYGHVFYLEDEQALIDTGLPNKGNRILQELSCLGIKPEDIRRILLTHHDVDHAGNVRFLEEKTGAEVFIGKEDLPYLMNQAARPGIKKYLQKFLHVVPPKYCKPLEAPGNSVAIQMYHTPGHTPGHHVFLYGGVLFAGDLFRIEGTHIKKIPSRMNWNGELLANSISLLKKIPFTLVCPSHGNPMTREKLLPLIEQLWGNQS
- a CDS encoding TetR/AcrR family transcriptional regulator, whose amino-acid sequence is MVGQKRGLDDGVILSAAVTLAESQGFESLNLQNLATALGVKPPSLYNHISGLEDLRVRLAQFALESMEKSVRNRVVGRSREQAIREIAAAYWGFAKKHPELYKAFSIIPRSENAELKETAHSLQNTLIRILEPYKLKGHDEIHFIRFIRSSLHGFVSLEAMGFFHQGCGVHKEASFNEMVDMLIVMLKNYQKKRVRI